A portion of the Armatimonadota bacterium genome contains these proteins:
- a CDS encoding nucleotidyltransferase family protein codes for MKQAPPVAAVLLAAGRSSRFAGSNKLLHDWNGKPLVRHVAETLTRAGVGRVLVATGHEAEVIHAALEGLGLFFVHNPAFRDGMGSTIAASAEALHPEEAALIVPADMPWIQESTLRQIMELGSCDAIVVPHHGDRAGNPVLFPPDLKLELLKLTGDHGARAVVEAHLDRIVRLGVNEQELEDVDFRGDFGRSS; via the coding sequence ATGAAGCAAGCGCCGCCCGTTGCTGCGGTGTTGCTTGCTGCAGGGCGCTCCAGCCGGTTCGCAGGCAGCAACAAGCTCCTCCATGACTGGAACGGGAAACCTCTGGTTCGACATGTGGCTGAAACACTGACCCGTGCAGGCGTTGGGCGAGTCCTGGTGGCCACGGGCCATGAGGCGGAAGTGATCCATGCGGCTCTGGAGGGGCTGGGCCTCTTCTTCGTCCACAACCCCGCGTTCCGGGACGGGATGGGCTCCACGATTGCTGCATCGGCCGAAGCCCTGCACCCCGAGGAAGCCGCACTTATCGTGCCAGCCGACATGCCCTGGATTCAGGAATCCACGCTACGCCAGATCATGGAATTGGGCTCGTGCGACGCCATCGTCGTGCCCCACCATGGGGACCGCGCGGGCAATCCGGTACTGTTCCCTCCCGATCTCAAGCTTGAGCTCCTCAAACTAACCGGAGATCACGGTGCGCGGGCGGTTGTAGAGGCCCATTTGGACCGGATAGTCAGGCTCGGGGTCAACGAGCAGGA
- a CDS encoding XdhC family protein — translation MTDFLRSLDTWSNAGQRSALATVVETWGSSPRPVGSMMAVREDGLVLGSVSGGCVEGSVIEEAQRVIEGGPAKFLEYAGMEPDEVWRVGLTCGGRVRVLLAPGPSGADAEVWARALVLSESREPYAWVTALSDGECSHGLVHSDGTQIGAVSPGWVDQASEALRAKMNLALEDGFIHYRARPDRLILAGAVHISLALIPFAKQLGFETVVMDPRGALATDERFPVSPDQCLVVWPHEALGELALDEDTYAVLLSHDPKIDDPALHVLLRSPVRYIGALGSKKTHAERVVRLSEAGFTAEEIERIHAPIGLSIGAKTPDEIALSIAAELVSARRSAVITQS, via the coding sequence ATGACCGACTTTCTGCGCAGCCTCGACACCTGGTCGAACGCAGGCCAGCGCTCTGCGCTGGCGACGGTCGTTGAGACCTGGGGCTCCTCGCCGCGTCCGGTCGGATCGATGATGGCGGTGCGAGAAGATGGACTGGTGCTGGGCTCGGTTTCCGGGGGCTGCGTCGAAGGATCGGTCATCGAAGAGGCCCAGAGAGTGATTGAAGGTGGACCTGCCAAGTTCCTTGAATACGCCGGAATGGAACCCGATGAGGTTTGGCGGGTGGGCCTTACCTGCGGAGGGCGGGTTCGTGTTCTGTTGGCGCCTGGACCCTCTGGTGCGGACGCTGAGGTTTGGGCTCGTGCCCTTGTCCTATCCGAATCGCGTGAGCCCTACGCGTGGGTCACCGCTCTTTCTGATGGCGAGTGCTCCCATGGTTTGGTTCACAGTGATGGCACGCAGATAGGAGCGGTGTCGCCAGGTTGGGTTGACCAGGCCTCCGAGGCGCTCAGGGCCAAGATGAACCTAGCTCTGGAGGACGGCTTCATTCACTACAGGGCCCGGCCCGATCGGCTGATCCTGGCAGGCGCCGTACACATCTCGCTGGCGCTGATCCCCTTCGCCAAGCAGCTTGGGTTTGAGACGGTCGTCATGGACCCGCGCGGCGCGCTGGCCACCGACGAGCGGTTCCCTGTTTCGCCGGACCAATGCCTGGTGGTTTGGCCGCACGAGGCCCTTGGCGAACTCGCTCTCGACGAGGACACCTACGCCGTCTTGCTCAGCCACGACCCCAAGATCGACGACCCCGCGCTGCACGTCCTGCTCAGGAGCCCGGTTCGGTACATCGGCGCACTGGGAAGCAAGAAGACTCACGCTGAGAGAGTTGTGCGCCTAAGCGAGGCTGGGTTCACCGCGGAAGAAATCGAACGCATCCACGCTCCAATCGGCCTGAGCATCGGCGCCAAGACGCCGGACGAGATCGCCCTGAGCATCGCAGCGGAACTTGTGTCTGCTCGGCGATCAGCCGTGATAACCCAGTCATGA